The Candidatus Eisenbacteria bacterium sequence CCGGCGGCCGCGCCTTCTCCACCAGCGCTCCCCGGGTGGAGGGTTTTTTGGCGCAGACCCCACCGCGCGGCCCGTGACGGAGACGCTCACCCGGGGCTGCAGGCCCGGACCCGGCGGCGCACGATCCCGCCAACGGGCGGCCGACCCGGCCGGTCGCTCGTGCGCCATAAGCTCTTTTCTGCGCTTCATTTGACGCTGCCAGACCGGCTGCCTAGTATGCCTGCCACTCGCGCCCAAGGTCACGCGGGTGAAGCGGCTTCACGACGGCGCCGGCGGTCGAAGTGCTCGGCTCGGGACGGAAAGCATCCCCGGTTTCGCCCTCGGGCCCGCAGGCGCGTCGCTTGCATCTGCTTTCTCGGTTCGGGGTTTCGCCGTGCTCCGGCGGCCCCGGCGTTGCGCTCCGGGGATCGGCATTCTCCGGCGACGAATCTCCCCGGGTGGCCCGCGGCGGGCGGGCGACTCGACTCTCCTGCGAAGGTCTCCGCGACCGAATGTCGTTCCGAAAAGCACCCCGGTTCCTCGTGCTGACGCTCGGCTACACGCTGATCGTCAACCTCGCCTACGTGGCGGCGCTCATGCTCCGCTTCGAGGGTCAGATTCCGGCTCGCTTCTGGAACGGCTACCTCGATCTCGCGCCCGCGTTCACGCTGCTCAGCCTGCTCGGCTTCTTCCTCGCCGGCCTGTACCACGGCCTGTGGCGCTACGCGAGCACCGTGACGCTGTTCCAGGTCTTCAAGGGCGTCACGCTTTCGGCGGCCGCGCTGGTCCTGCTGCTGTTCCTGATTCCCGACCGCAAATTTCCCTCGAGCCTGATCGTCCTCGTCTGGCTGCTGGAGTTGGTCGCGATCGGTGGCGTGCGCTTCGCGTGGCGGCTGTCGCGCGACCGCGTGCTGGGCTCCTTCAGCGGACACTCGGTGCCGACGCTCGTGATCGGCGCCGACCACACCGGCGTGGACCTGGTGCAGGAGATGCGCCGCCGCCGCTCGGGCGAGGAATCGCTGATGCCGATCGGCTTCCTCGACGACGACCAGCGGCTGACCGGCCACCTGATCGAGGGACTCAAGGTGTTCGGCACGATCGCGGACCTGCCCGCGGTGCTGCGCGACCGGCACGTCGAGATGGTGATCTCGAGCGACGCGGCCCTTCCGGGCCGCGTGCTGCGCGAGATCGCGCGCGTGTGCACCGAAGCCAACGTGCGGATCAAGACGCTGCCCGGGCTGGCCGACCTGCAGCAGCAGGGCTCGCGGCCTTCGCTGGCGCAGATCCGCGACATCCGCATCGAGGATCTGCTGGGGCGAGAGCCGGTGCAGCTCGATCTCGTGGAGCTGGGAACCTTTCTGAACGGCCAGCGCGTGCTGGTCACGGGAGCGGGCGGGTCGATCGGCTCGGAGCTCGTCCGCCAGATCGCCGAATACGGCCCTGCGGAACTCGTGCTGCTCGACCACGCCGAAAACGGGCTGTACTTCATCAACAACGAAATCGTTTCGCAGCGCCCGGGCTACGCGGTGCACGCGGTCGTCTGCGACATCCGCGACGCCGCGGGGATCGAGTCGGCGTTCGCGCGGTTTCGTCCGAACGTCGTCTTTCACGCGGCGGCGCACAAGCACGTACCGCTGCTCGAATCGAGCCCGCGCGAAGCGGTGCTGAACAACATCGTCGGCACGCGCAACCTGGTGGACGCGTCGGATCGCCATGGCGTTCGCAAGTTCGTGCTGATCTCGACGGACAAGGCGGTGAACCCCTCGAGCGTCATGGGAGCCTCGAAGCGCGTCTGCGAAATGCTGCTGCAGAGCGCGTCGCAGCGCAGCACGACGCGGTTCTGCGCGGTGCGGTTCGGCAACGTGCTCGGCAGCGACGGCTCGGTGATTCCGCTGTTCCAGCGCCAGCTGCAGCGCGGCGGTCCGCTGACGGTCACCCATCCCGAGGCCCGCCGCTACTTCATGACGATTCCCGAGGCCGTCCGGCTCGTGCTGCAGGCGGGCGCGATGGGCAGGGGCGGCGAACTCTTCCTGCTCGACATGGGCGAGCAGGTGCGCATCCAGGATCTCGCGCGCCAGCTCGTGCGCCTGGCCGGCCTGCGCGAGGGCGAGGACATCGACATCGTCTTCACCGGCCTTCGCCCGGGAGAAAAGCTCTACGAGGAGCTTCACTCGCACACCGAGAAGACGCGTATCACCCGCCACGAACGCATCCTCGCCTGGGACCTGGACACGATCGACGAGCCCGGGCTCCGCACGGCCGTCGCCCGGCTGGAGCGCATCGCCGAGGGCGGCGAGCCGGGAGCGGTGAAGGAGCAGCTGCACGAGATCGTGCCCGAATATCGGGAGCCGACGGCCGAGGAGCTGCGATTGCAGCCGGCGCCCGTGACGCCCGACGTTCAGCTGCCCGCGGCGGTGGCGGCGCCCGCGCCTCCGCCTCTGGACGCGAGCGAGCGGCTGCGGCAGTCGCTGGACGTCGCGATCGCCGCGCTGCTGATCGCGCTCAGTTCGCCGCTGTGGCTGGTGCTGGCGCTCGAGGGCCGGTTGCGCGGCCAGCGCGAGTTCCTGCTGCGCGAGGTGCGGGTCGGCCGCTCCCGGCGGAGGGGCCAGCGGCGCGCCACCCCCGCGAACGTCTCGATCGACCGCCGCAGCATCGAACGACGCACCCAGGACCTGTTCGGGGAGCCGATCACCTGCGCGCGCTTCCGCTGCGACCTCGGGCCGGTCTCGCGCTGGGCGGCTCGGCGCCGGCTCGACAAGCTGCCCTGGCTGCTCAACGTGCTGCGCGGCGAGATGGCGCTGGTCGGACCCAAGCCCGAGAAGGAGGAACTGGTGCTGAGGTTCCAGAACCTCGTGCCCGACTACGCGCGCCGCTTCTCGGTGCTGCCGGGGATCACCGGGCTCGCGCAGGTCTCGCGCATCCCCGACGCGGAGGCCGACGGGGTGGTGCGCCGGGTCCACTACGACCTCTTCTACGTGGACCACCGGTCGCTCGTCCTCGACCTGCGGACGCTCGCCCGCACGTTCGGGGTCGTGCTCCAGCACCCCCTGGCCGTCCTTCGTCATTCAGAACCGGTCAAGGCGAGGCCGGCGGCATGACGGGCCGCCGCTGCCGTGAAGTAAGATGGGAACGAGGCGGTCGGGCCCGCGTCACGATTCACCGTGCGGGCCGAAGGAATGCGCACGGTCCAGGAGGGCATCGATGAGGCTCATGTCCATTCGCCGGCGGCTGGCGCCGGCGCTGTTCGCCCTGACGATGCTCGCCGCGGTCCTCGCGCCGCCGGCGCCGGCCCGCGCCGACGAGTACGTGCTCGGGCCCGAGGATGTCGTCGCGATCTCGGTGTGGCTGCATCCGGAGCTGGAGCGGTCGGTCACGGTCAGCGCCGACGGCAACATCACGCTGCCACCGGTGGGCGACATCAAGGCGGCGGGCCTGACGACGAAGCAGTTGAGCGAGCGCGTCGCCGACCGGCTTTCGGCCTACCTGCGGCAGACGACGACGGTCACCGCGACGGTGGCGAAATACATGAGCCGGAGCGTGTTCGTGTCGGGCTCGGTGGCGTCGCCCGGCCGCTACGGGTTCGAACGCATCCCCTCGATCGTCGAGGTGCTCGGATCGGCGGGCGGCGCGCTCACCGGCGCGAACCTCGAAAACGTCCAGGTCGTGCGGATGGAGAACGGCGTGCGCCGCACGCTGCAGGCCGACGTCGCCGCGGCGATGCGGGAAGGCGATACGAGCCGGCTGCCCGAACTCAAGGCGGGCGACACGATCATCGTTTCGGGCGTGATCCCGGGAGGCGGGCAGGGCACGGCGCTGACGCCCGGCGAGGGCGCCGGCGTGCTGGGCGAGGTCCACCGGCCGGGACTCGTGCCGGTCGGGGGAGGAGCGGACGTCTGGGCGGTGATCGCGGCGGCGGGCGGCACGACCGAGCGGGCGAACCTGCGCAGCGTGCGCGTGCTGACGCGCTCGGAGAGCGGCACCAGCGTCACCGCGTACGACCTGCGCGACGTGCTCGAGCACGGCAGTCGCGCGCCGGTCACGATCAAGTCCGGAGACATCGTCGTGGTGATGGCGAAGGGCGCGAACCCGTGGACCGGCATCGTTTCGATCCTCGCGGTCTCGCGCGACCTGCTCAACGTGGCCGTGCTGGTGGACTACCTGAACAACCGGCAGAGGAACTGACGACCGAATGAAGGCGAACGAACTTCCCGGGGCCGCTTCGCTCGACGTGGGCGAGCTGCTGCGCGTGCTGGGCCGGCGCAAATGGCTGGTCGCGCTGCCCTGGCTGCTGGCCGTCGCGATCGGCGTGACCGCCGCGTTCATGCTCAAGCCGGTGTGGTTCAGCAGCACCGTGCTGCTGCTGGACCGCGGACAGGCGCTGCAGGGTCCGCTCGGTGCGATCTCGGGCGGGCCGGACGTGGACCAGCAGGCCGACATCATGCGCGAGCAGATCCAGAGCAGCCTGTTCCTGCGCAGCGTGGTGGTGTCCTCCGGCGCGAAGGAGGACGCGGCGACGCGGGCCTGGGCGCTCAAGTCGGCGGCCCGCTTCCCGGGTCTTTCGCCGGACGAACAGGTCGAAGCCTTCCTCGTGGACTACCTGCGCAACGCCATCTCGATCCGGCGCAGCAAGGGCAAGCTCTTCCAGGTGACGGTCGCCGACTACGATCCCGACCGCGCGAAGCGCTTTTGCGAGTCGGTGGCGAACCAGTTCGTCGCCTCCTCCAAGGCGCGACAGCTCGAGGCCGTGCAGCAGCAGCAGGAGTTCAGCACCGAGCAGCTGCAGGTTTACAAGCGCGCGCTCGAGGAAGCCGAGGCGCGGCTCGAGGCGGCCCGCCGCAACGCGATTTCGACCGTTCTGACGGGCTCGGTCGTGAACGAACACAACGTCGGGCTCGCCCAGTCGTTGCTGGAACAGGCGGGGACGGAGGCGGACGAGCAGCGCCAGCGCGTCACGGACCTGCGCGGGCAGTTCGGCGGCCGGGTGAGGGAGAACGATCCCGCCTCGCTCGTGGGGCCGGACATCACCTCGCTCACGGGCCAGCTCGCGTCGCTGCAGCTTCAGCTCGGCCGGGCGATGCTGACCGAGGGCACCACCAACGGCGGCTCCAGTCTCCGGCTTTCGCTCGCCCGCCGCACCGCCGAACTGGAAACGGCGCTGTCCGCCGCCGCCGATCGCGCGTTCCCGGCGATGCCGCAGGACGCGCGTGACCTGGTCGTGCGCTACCGCGTCGCGCAGGCCGACCTCGCCGCTCGCGAAGCCTGGGGCTCCTGGCTGCGCGGGCAGGTCTCGGCCTACCAGAGCGAAGTCGTGATGGCGCCCAACCGGGAAATGGACATCACGCGCCTGACCGCCGAAGTCGAGCGCGCGCGAACGCTGTATGCGACGTTCCAGCAGCAGTCGGCCGCGGCGCAGATCGCCGAGGCGTTCCAGCAGGCCAAGATGAGCGGGCGATTCGTGGTCATGGAGCCCGCCAACCGGCCGCTGTCGCCGGGCAAGCCCAACCGGCCACTGGTCGTGATGCTCGCGTTCGTGATCGGCGCCGTCGTCGGCATCGGCACCGCGCTGGTCGTCGAGAACAGCGACCAGTCCGTCAAGAACGTCGAGGAGGTCGAGCACCTGCTCGGCCTGCCGGTGCTCGGGCAGGTCCCGCGCGTGGACGAGCTCAACCGCAGCCGCAGGCCGGCGAGGGGTTCGCCAGCCGCGGGCGCGCCGGGCGCCCTGCCCGCGCCGCGCGACCAGGGGCTCATCCAGCGCTTCAAGGTCGAGAGCCCGCTGGGCCTCGAGTTCAAGCGGCTGTACCTGAATCTCGCGCGTTCACGCGGGCGGGCCCTGCCGCGCACGATCATGGTCACGAGTTCGACGCGGGGTGAGGGCAAGACCACGACGGCCGCCTGTCTGGGCATCACGCTCGCGCGCGAGCACCGGCAGCGCACCCTGCTCGTGGACTTCGACCTGCGCAGTCCCGCCCTGCATCGCGCGCTCGGCGTTCCCGGCAGCAGCTGGGGGCTCGCGCAGATGCTGCTCGCGAAGCAGTTCGACGAGCGCTTCGTGCGCCAGACGGCGCTCGCGGACCTCGATTTCCTGTCCGCGGGACGCAGCGACCGCCCGGCCGCCGAGATGATCGACACCGATTCGGTCGAGTGGTTCCTCGCCGAGGCGCGCAAGCGCTACGACCTCGTCGTCGTGGACACGGCTCCGAACCTGGCCGTGCCGGATCCGCTGATCGTCGGGCGTGCGGTCGAGGGCGTCATCTACGTGATCAAGGCGGGCGGAACGCTTCGCAAGGCCGTGGAGTACGGCGTCAAGGTGCAGCGCGAGGCGCGCGACAACATCCTCGGCGTGCTGATGAACGACCTCGGCGAGTTCCTGCCGACGTACTACGGCTACAAGTCCAACTACTACGGGTACACGACCGAGGCGGCCGAAGGCTGAGACACGCCCGCGCCGATCGCCCTGGAGTCCGTCCGTTGGTCCGTTCCTGCCTCCCGAGCCGAGCCGCCGTGGCGTCCGTGCGCAGCGCACACGGCGGCGGGAAGGCCCGCGAACGAACGGGACTCGCGTGAGCCGGGCGACGGTTTCCGCCGTGATCCCGGCGCACAACGCGATGCCGGACGTGCTCGAGGCCGTGGACTCGGTGCTCGCCCAGGACCTGCCGGTGGACGAGGTCGTGGTCGTGAACGATCGCTCGAGCGACGGCACGGGCGAGGCCGTCGGCGCACGTTTCGGCGACCGGGTGCGCGTGCTGGCCGGCGCCTACGGCAGCGCCGCCGCCGCCCGCAACGCCGGCTGGCGCGCGGCGCGCGGGGCGTGGATCGCGTTCCTCGACGCCGACGACCTGTGGACGCCCGACAAGAACCGCGTTTCGCTCGGCCTGCTCGCGGCCGCGCCCCACGCCGACTGGTGCTTCAGTGACGGCACCGTGCGGGCGCTCGACGGACGGGAGTTCGATTCGCTGCTCGAGCGCTGGGTGGATCTGCAGGATCCCTACTGCGGCCGTCCGGTGGCGGAACTCATCGAGGTGAACTTCATCCTCACCTCCTCGGTGCTGGCGCGGCGTTCGGCGCTCGAAGCGCTCGGAGGCTTCGACGAGTCGCTGAGCCACGCCGAGGACGTGGACCTGTGGATCCGGCTTTCGCGCGGCGGCTGGGCGGTGGGCACGCACCGGCCGCTGGTGCGCTACCGCGCACGCGAGACCGGCCTGTCGGCGCAGGCCGACAAGCGCAACGCCGGCGCCGCGACGCTGTTCGCCCGCATGGCGTCCGATCCGACGCTGGAGGAGGGACTGCGCCGGCTCGCGCGGCGCCGCGTTTCGCGCCATCACTACCGGCTCGCGCTCGCGGCCCTGCGCGAAGGCGAGCCGGGCAGGGCGCGCGCGCACCTCGCGCGCTCGTGGATGTGGCCGGACTTCACCACGCCCGTTCTTCTCGCGATGGCGACCTCGTTCCTGCCGCGCGGGCTGCAGCAGCGCCTGCGCGGTCGCCGGTCGGTCGGCGCGGTCGCAGGGTCCCTGAAGGCTCCGCGGCGCGTGCGGCTCGCGGGCTTCGAGCCGCCGCCGGGCGCGGGCGGGGCGACGCCGTGAGCCCGACGACCACGCCCGGCGGCGGCGAAGCGCAGCGGGCGCGCGGAGCGGCGCGGCGTCAGGCGCCGGCGCTCGCCCGGGCCCTGCCCGTGCTCGGTGCCATGGCGCTGTCGGCGCTCCTCGTCGGCGCGCTGCTCGTGCTCGACTACACGTTCGACCAGGACCCCCACCGCATCTTCAAGGTCTCGCTCGGCATCGCAGGGCTCGGCTTCGTCCTGCTCAACCCGAAGATCGGGCTGCTGCTGCTGCCGGTCGTCGCGCCTTTCCTGCCGTGGATTCCGCCCACGCCGGTTCCGGGACTCAACCCGCTCAACATCCTCCTGTTCGCCATCTTCGGCACCTACGCCACGAGCCGCATCGTGCGCCGCCTGCCGCTCGTGCCCGAGAACCATCTCG is a genomic window containing:
- a CDS encoding AAA family ATPase — encoded protein: MKANELPGAASLDVGELLRVLGRRKWLVALPWLLAVAIGVTAAFMLKPVWFSSTVLLLDRGQALQGPLGAISGGPDVDQQADIMREQIQSSLFLRSVVVSSGAKEDAATRAWALKSAARFPGLSPDEQVEAFLVDYLRNAISIRRSKGKLFQVTVADYDPDRAKRFCESVANQFVASSKARQLEAVQQQQEFSTEQLQVYKRALEEAEARLEAARRNAISTVLTGSVVNEHNVGLAQSLLEQAGTEADEQRQRVTDLRGQFGGRVRENDPASLVGPDITSLTGQLASLQLQLGRAMLTEGTTNGGSSLRLSLARRTAELETALSAAADRAFPAMPQDARDLVVRYRVAQADLAAREAWGSWLRGQVSAYQSEVVMAPNREMDITRLTAEVERARTLYATFQQQSAAAQIAEAFQQAKMSGRFVVMEPANRPLSPGKPNRPLVVMLAFVIGAVVGIGTALVVENSDQSVKNVEEVEHLLGLPVLGQVPRVDELNRSRRPARGSPAAGAPGALPAPRDQGLIQRFKVESPLGLEFKRLYLNLARSRGRALPRTIMVTSSTRGEGKTTTAACLGITLAREHRQRTLLVDFDLRSPALHRALGVPGSSWGLAQMLLAKQFDERFVRQTALADLDFLSAGRSDRPAAEMIDTDSVEWFLAEARKRYDLVVVDTAPNLAVPDPLIVGRAVEGVIYVIKAGGTLRKAVEYGVKVQREARDNILGVLMNDLGEFLPTYYGYKSNYYGYTTEAAEG
- a CDS encoding polysaccharide biosynthesis protein, with amino-acid sequence MSFRKAPRFLVLTLGYTLIVNLAYVAALMLRFEGQIPARFWNGYLDLAPAFTLLSLLGFFLAGLYHGLWRYASTVTLFQVFKGVTLSAAALVLLLFLIPDRKFPSSLIVLVWLLELVAIGGVRFAWRLSRDRVLGSFSGHSVPTLVIGADHTGVDLVQEMRRRRSGEESLMPIGFLDDDQRLTGHLIEGLKVFGTIADLPAVLRDRHVEMVISSDAALPGRVLREIARVCTEANVRIKTLPGLADLQQQGSRPSLAQIRDIRIEDLLGREPVQLDLVELGTFLNGQRVLVTGAGGSIGSELVRQIAEYGPAELVLLDHAENGLYFINNEIVSQRPGYAVHAVVCDIRDAAGIESAFARFRPNVVFHAAAHKHVPLLESSPREAVLNNIVGTRNLVDASDRHGVRKFVLISTDKAVNPSSVMGASKRVCEMLLQSASQRSTTRFCAVRFGNVLGSDGSVIPLFQRQLQRGGPLTVTHPEARRYFMTIPEAVRLVLQAGAMGRGGELFLLDMGEQVRIQDLARQLVRLAGLREGEDIDIVFTGLRPGEKLYEELHSHTEKTRITRHERILAWDLDTIDEPGLRTAVARLERIAEGGEPGAVKEQLHEIVPEYREPTAEELRLQPAPVTPDVQLPAAVAAPAPPPLDASERLRQSLDVAIAALLIALSSPLWLVLALEGRLRGQREFLLREVRVGRSRRRGQRRATPANVSIDRRSIERRTQDLFGEPITCARFRCDLGPVSRWAARRRLDKLPWLLNVLRGEMALVGPKPEKEELVLRFQNLVPDYARRFSVLPGITGLAQVSRIPDAEADGVVRRVHYDLFYVDHRSLVLDLRTLARTFGVVLQHPLAVLRHSEPVKARPAA
- a CDS encoding glycosyltransferase family 2 protein; its protein translation is MSRATVSAVIPAHNAMPDVLEAVDSVLAQDLPVDEVVVVNDRSSDGTGEAVGARFGDRVRVLAGAYGSAAAARNAGWRAARGAWIAFLDADDLWTPDKNRVSLGLLAAAPHADWCFSDGTVRALDGREFDSLLERWVDLQDPYCGRPVAELIEVNFILTSSVLARRSALEALGGFDESLSHAEDVDLWIRLSRGGWAVGTHRPLVRYRARETGLSAQADKRNAGAATLFARMASDPTLEEGLRRLARRRVSRHHYRLALAALREGEPGRARAHLARSWMWPDFTTPVLLAMATSFLPRGLQQRLRGRRSVGAVAGSLKAPRRVRLAGFEPPPGAGGATP
- a CDS encoding polysaccharide biosynthesis/export family protein, encoding MRLMSIRRRLAPALFALTMLAAVLAPPAPARADEYVLGPEDVVAISVWLHPELERSVTVSADGNITLPPVGDIKAAGLTTKQLSERVADRLSAYLRQTTTVTATVAKYMSRSVFVSGSVASPGRYGFERIPSIVEVLGSAGGALTGANLENVQVVRMENGVRRTLQADVAAAMREGDTSRLPELKAGDTIIVSGVIPGGGQGTALTPGEGAGVLGEVHRPGLVPVGGGADVWAVIAAAGGTTERANLRSVRVLTRSESGTSVTAYDLRDVLEHGSRAPVTIKSGDIVVVMAKGANPWTGIVSILAVSRDLLNVAVLVDYLNNRQRN